AATCCCTCACTCAATTGTTTAGACAAGCTTTCTGCAAGGTCAGTCAAATGTGTCTTTTTGGGTTATTCTCGTCTTCAAAAAGGTTACAAATGCTACTCTCCCACCATGAGACAGTACTATATGTCGGCAGATGTCACCTTTTTTGAAGACACacccttcttctcttcctctatGGACTACTCTTCGTCTCTCCAGGAGGTTCTTCCTATCTCTTCTCCTTGTCCTCTAGATAATTCAGACCATAATGTCAGTGTTGTCCCATCTCCCTCACCAACTTCACCTAACGTTATCTCTCCACCTCTGGTTATCGATCAACCCAGGACAAGGCAAATTGGATCTCCAGTACCTGAAGCCTCTCCTAGTGATTCTCGTTCTTCTTCAGCCAGTCCTCCACTCATGGATCCTTCCTCTTCTCCTACTCATTCTGACTCACATTGGCCCATTGCCATCAGGAAAGGTACTTGTTCTACTCGTAATCCTCatcctatttataatttcttaagttATCACCGTTTGTCTCCTTCATatagttcttttgttttctccttATCTTCCCTCACTGTTCCTTCCACTATTCGTGAGGCACTTGATCATCCTGGCTGGAGACAAGCTATGGTTGATGAAATGCAGGCTCTTGAAAATAATGGTACTTGGGAGCTTGTTCCTCTCCCTCCTGGTAAGACGACTGTAGGTTGCAGATGGGTTTACACTGTTAAAGTTGGGCCCAATGATAAGGTTGATCGGCTTAAGGCTCGCTTGGTCGCTAAGGGCTACACACAGGTATATGGCATTGAATACTGTGATACTTTCTCTCCTGTAGCCAAGCTCACCACTGTTCGTTTGTTCCTTGCTATGGCGGCTATTCGTCACTGGCCCCTTCATCAGCTTGATATTAAGAATGCCTTCCTCCACGGTGATCTTGAGGAGGATatttatatggagcaacctcctgggtttgttGCTCAGGGGGAGTATGGCCTTGTGTGTAAGCTTCGTCGGTCTCTTTATGGGTTGAAACAATCTCCTCGAGCATGGTTTGGTAAATTTAGTCATGTTGTTCAAATGTTTGGACTAAAACGAAGTGAAGCTGATCACTCTGtattttattatcatacatCTCCTGGAAAATGTGTCTATCTAATggtctatgttgatgatatagtgaTTACAGGGAACGATACTACTAAGATTGTCCAGCTGAAGGAGCACTTATTCAGTCATTTCCAGACCAAAGATCTGGGATCTTTGAAGTATTTCCTTGGTATTGAAGTGGCTCAATCAGGAGATGGTATTGTGATCTCTCAGAAGAAGTATGCTCTTGATATTTTAGAAGAAACAGGTATGCAAAACTGTAGACCTGTTGAAAGCCCTATGGATCCTAATCTAAAGCTCATGGCAGATCAAAGTGAAGCTTATCCTGACCCCGAGAGATATAGGAGGCTTGTGGGAAAACTCATTTACCTTACTATCACTAGACCTGATATCTCCTTTGCTGTGGGAGTGATTAGCCAATTTATGCAGAATCCTCATTTGGACCATTGGAATGCTGTCATGCGTATTCTGAGGTATGTTAAGAGAGCTCCTGGACAAGGGTTGTTGTATGAAGACAAGGGTAGTACGCAACTATCaggatattgtgatgctgattgggctggatgtCCCATGGATAGGAGATCTACATCAGGTTACTATGTCTTCATTGGAGGAAATCTTATCTCTTGGAAAAGCAAGAAACAGACTGTTGTCGCTTGGTCCAGTGCAGAAGCTGAGTATCGATCTATGGCTATGGTTACGTGTGAGCTCATGTGGATCAAACaatttcttcaagaattgaGGTTTTGTGAAGAGTTGCAAATGAAGTTGTATTGTGATAATCAGGCTGCTCTTCATATTGCCTCAAACCCAGTCTTTCATGAGAGGACCAAGCATATAGAGATTGATTGTCATTTCATTCGAGAGAAGCTTCTGTCCAAGGAGATTGTCACTGAGTTCATTGGTTCTAATGATCAGCCAGCGGATATTTTGACTAAGTCCTTAAGAGGACCCAGAATTCAGACTATATGTAACAAGCTTGGTGCATATGATCTATATGCTctagcttgagggggagtgttgaatATCCTTGTAGTTTAGCCATTTGTAGTAACTTAGTTGGTAGCTTTTTCAGAGGGCAACAGTGCATTGTCACTGTCAtagcctctctctctctcttctctccctaTCTTTTGTACTCTATATATATGTACTATTTTGAATTCaataaagtaaggaaaaaggctCCCTTCTGGTCTCCTTCAACTATTATCATCATTAGTACACAACTAGATGCTTCTCAGTCTAATGATTTACTGTCCCATAAGTTCATTGATATTATCCTTGGAAGTCACATCTTATACGGCCTACAATTTGGAAGTTATTCTGTATGACTGATTCTGTCAAGTGTCATCAATTGTGTCACCCGGGTTAATGAAAATAGAGAATGACCTATATTATTGTTAAAGAAAACCTAACACATTAGGGAATTGGTAGGTAgggaaagtaaaataaaaatagtaaaagaaagggAGGGGGAGTAGAAAACCACGTATGTGGACATAGAAAGGAAATATACCCTATAAGAAGTATCAATGTATGAACACAAAAACTGAGCCTGCACATAGCACCACCATCTTCAATGCCTGCTCAAATTAAATGTGATCTTCAACGCCTGCTCCAATTGTGCAAATGCAGATGGATGCATACTGCTCATTGCAGCATCAAATGATTCTCCATGAATAGAAGCACATTTTTGTAGATTTTCTCTCACACTGTCCTCAAGAGACAGCTGATTGATACGGTCTGAAAATTTGATctagcaacaaaataaataaatgcaacACTTCCTTTGTTACTCTCACAATGTACATcattcaaaaatgaaaatttcatcTAGTTTTCATAGATTTGTTACCTGTCTTTTTCTGAGTTCTTTACTAGGAATGGTGCCCTCATCAGGAGACGTGCTGGAGCTCATGTCACCACtgttattaaaaatagacatgaagaattatgtttttaaaaatattactgaaTGCCATCTAAAACTAGGGATATCCCCCTTTATAGTTTCTAAACCATAGAGTTCCCTTCAGAACTAAGCTTTTGCAATAGTAGGTTATGGCAAGtctcttataatatatataatagactTGCCATAGCCAATTATTGCAACAACTTAAGCTATTAAACGAAAATACATGAATGGTATTTATAATACATCTCTAATAAGATTAAACAAAACACAAAGAAACCAGATCAAGAATCAACGTTCCTACCTACTACTCTATACTAAATGCCAAAAGACtataaatacaaaaaactaACCTGGACTCTTCCTCGGTTAAGTCATCATTTCTGCCCAGAATTACACTAGTGCAAACACTGCACATCAAAACATAAACAGGGGTCACTTACTCCTTATTTGCAAACaatgaataatatttaaagATTAGTACCTCAAAATTTGATCCAGTTTGTCAAGTACTTGAGGCAGTCTTGATGTCAGAATTATTGAGAGGGCTAAGCCAATTGTCTTCTTCTGGATGGAAGAAACATTATCTACCTGGAAAAATTTGTATACATAAATTCACAATAAAGGATACAACATTAAATTGGCCAAGATGACACATTTACCCTTAACAACTAAATGTTGACTGAAAACTTAGTCAGATATTGATTTTAAGAAATGACTAAATGCTGACTGAAAACACTGTCTCTAAAGCATAGCCACACCGACCTTGTCAACCCAAATGTCAACCAGACAAAGAAGTATATTTTCTTGAACTGGGATGGATGCTGTCTGAAGCAGTTGAGAAGTTGATGGATCTGATGCTAATTGGGCAAGTGAATTTGTATtcatcactaaaagcctagccAGGATGGCAGCAGAAGATGCTTTAACAGATGTTTTAGAAGGATTGTGATCATCTCCTCCACTCAAACATCCTACAATTAACTTctgcaataaaaaaattcaagggcTCCAAAAAAATTCTCTACACTGTGAACTATGAAACATTAGTTGAACAACACATAGTTTGATTTACTATGATATCTTATGAGCTTATAACAGACTTACTTGTAAAGTACTGCTAATAAGTGGCGGCACTTCCATGGGGAAACACTGTAAAGAGGCAAAATCAAATGAGAATACTGTTTTTgaggatttttaaaatatatatgaaaatcaaGCAAAACTATCAGCCCACTTAGTGTCCTACATGATCATAATggtccaaaaataaaaatgcctaATGCCTCAGAAGGTTAATAAGTTAATCTCAAGATGCTAATGAAGGTAGGACCTATGAAAGCACTTAATCCAAATTCAAACAAAAGCTTAGGGAGAAGAGGAGGAAAAAAGGAGATAGAAGATATCAGCATTATTAGGTTCCTAgtattgttaaaataatatgtttgaGCAGTTGAGGTAGTACTAACAGAATTAGTACTTGACCTAGTAAGTAGTATGAATAAAGGTATTAGGTTAGACGTTAGAGTATTCTATTACATCCTATCAAATATCAATGATATGCTCAATGCTATTACTGTTTGCTAAACCTATAACTCTCAACAGGAGGCCTCATCACATACCAAAAGTCCCAGTAGTTCATATCCATcattgttagttttaaaaattgacaAATTTGGAATGACATACCTGTATTAAGATATCAACCACAGGAAGAACTGAAAGAATGCCTTTGTCATTGACATTTCCAATAACCAAATCAAGAATTTTAGCAATATTTGTTGCATGCATGCTCAGAAAGTCATTTCCACCCAAAATTATGTAATCTTCAATTATGTTCATAGCAACCTGTACTTCAGATAAAgataatgaatataaaaatatcacaaagATATTAAAATCAGGTCCCCAACTGACTGTTAGGGGTGGGTGGGCACTAACTAAACCAGCAAGAATATTTAACCGTGATAATGATCATAAGCCCAACAAAGTTATGAAGATGATAAATGCAGCACAAAGCAGTGGGATGCCATTGTCTGAAATTTTGATACCTCCATCAAATTCAAAACTGAATGATTACACTTTTCACAAACTTGATAATTGTTGACTTATCTGAAACCCAGCTAAAGAAAACTACATTGATTCGCCTTCCATAATCCATATATAGATTACACTAAGTCCATTTTTCTAGTACATATCCAAGAACAGTTTCCCTATTAGTGtcattaattcaaaaatattatgCACATCATATAAACACAAGTACACGTGATATAGTTGTCACAATCCAGTAATCGTGCACACTGAAACTTTTATAAAGACTACTTCATCCTAGTGCCACAAACAATCACTGTCTTTCTCTTGAATACAGAGAACATGAGTAAATAGTAaatcaaaaatttattagagcATGGCTAGGTCTAACCTGTAAATGGTCAAAATTTCTTTCCATAATCTCCACAAGGCGTGAAAAATATTGTAACAATTGAGGCACCATTGATGGAGCATGAGAAAGTGTGGCCTCCCATAACTGAAAGGTTATGCAGTTGAATTTTCATGATACATTCTTCACAACAATAGAACCATctaattagtaaaaaaagacAGCAGGATTACCAGCATGCTATCTTCTAGGAGATTGAGTTCATCTGGACTATTAATATCAATTCCATTCTCCAGAATTGGCAGTAGTATATTGTAGCAAATGGGTGACTGGTAACCAAGTGCAACCACAAAGTTTCTCAGGGCAACAAGAAGCTGTATCTGCAGCAGACTTTCACCAGAAGACTCCTCCCAGACCTTGCCATAACAAAAGCAATAGAAAGAAGACAAATTCCATTTTGATTAGTCGGGGAGTTAACTAAGCTACTCTGATATGTAACTTGCAGGGTAAGACCTAAACAAAAATGTGATTAACatgttaacatatttttatctaACATCCAAAACAATTTATTCTATATCCTTTGGCAAGTGATTCAGGTAAGCCAGAATCAGTTGAATcataaagttaaataaaattaatcatacaGCTTAGAAAACTTCTTACTTGAGTTCCTGTGATCCTATTCATCaagctatttttattttattacacttCCTTTTCTGAAAAGGGAAGTGAAAGACTACACAAATAGTCTGCCTCATTAAAGAAAGACCAatcttaaattcttattttcaaaatacttttcattttttaatgaagGCAGATGGAATGTGTCAAACTGTTTGGTCTGCTGCCCTTCTTTAGGAAAATCTACCTTGCCAGTGCACCCCACCCTCTGCCTCTCTCCCTAATGCTGATCCTCTATCTCATCTTTCATTGTCATCTCGCTCTCTGCTGCAGTGCTTTGTGGTGGTTCTGTGCTTTATGTGTTCTGCATGCTGTGTAATAGGCTGTGTATGTGTAGTCCAGTGGCTCATTACATGTTAGCTAATAGCTATATTCTCAAgtttatacatttaaatttgTCAATTATGTCAGGAGTTATTTgactttaaaatgataatatctAGACATTTGTAATCTTTCGTTAAGTGaaaaatataagcaatttttcattattgattAAGAAGCTCATAACTCGATGTATTTTGACTTGTGATCTGGAGAATAAGCCCTCTCATTCACGATTTGATTCCCCAAATTTGTTGAAGATTACACATTGACTAGTGATATGGCTACAATAATGTATACAAGTACAAGGCAATGCTCACCTTACAAGTCAGTTTTGGGGGGTTGAATTAGGCTTAAACCCAAATTCTAATTTGGTCTCATAGCCTATCCTAgcaattatttttgggcctgTTGGGAAACCTGCTATCAGGCCTTTACTGGACCACCGCAAATATTCAATCCTACAAATTTCACATTCATGAGGGGGGGTGTTGAAGATTCCACATCGACTAGTGATTAGCCAAAGTAGTGTATATATAAGTATAGGGAAATCCTCAGCCAATTTTGTGGGTTGAATTGAGCCTAAACCGAAATTCTAATTgctatttttcattaataataagaATCTCATAATTCAAGATATGCTTTGATTTGTGATCTGGAAAATAAGCCTATTCACGATTTGATTCCCGATTTAATAACCATGATGTGCGTATCAAATTGACCCTAAATTTATTCTGGATAACTCATCCATATTATGTGTGGCATGTCATCTCACAAATTTTTAGCTTCAGCAGCAAATTAATAATACAAATCAGAGCATCATTAATGAGTTGATTTATTTACTCATGCCATACCTATTTTCTATTAAAGAAACTGATACACAATttactgaaaaagaaaaaaaaaatgcaccttTTTCTTTCACTGAACCTAACCAAGTATTAAAATACAAAGGTtagtaaacaaaataaaagaaaaagtctGGATATTTCTTGTGTTACCTTCTGAAAAAATTGCACCAACTTGTTTGCAAATGGAATAACTTCACTAACATGTCCGATAAGGATAgagatcaaattcaaaatctgaacctgaagaaatatttaaagaagaTGAACAGTTCACTAATAGGATCAAATGTTGAACGAAAATTCAGTTTCAGGTTATAATTTACACAATATATGTTTGCTCTTGCCATGCAGATAAATTTCAGTAACATGGAAGAAAATGTAATGTGCCTGTGTAGTCAAAGGCACTTAGAGGTTGAGGTGTGATGCCCCTCTTGTGAGGCACACCTCTCAGTTGCCTTAGGCAAGATACTAGTCTTTAGCAACAAACTGATAACAAAAAAGCTCCAAAACCCCATCAATAACTTGCTAATTAAAAGGGAGGTCAAACAGTGTTTGATCCATACCAGCTAGTCAACAGTAACGTCCATGCTGGTTGCATGGATCAAATGATGTCATTGGGATCAACCAAAAATGGATACAGAAGTTAATGTATCTAAACTACAGTGAACTACGACCTACTTGCTACATCCATCCAAGGGAAAAACGACGAAAGTTCACTATTGTAAATGCATATTTTAAGCAATAGCCAATTAGCACCCAAACTGTAATCCCAATAGACCCAATTCCTCACTGTTGCTGAGGTTTTACAACCTTAGTATGAGATTTAGTACACTACACAACCCTCTGCGTTCACCACAAATGTCCTTGAAAATTGCTTGCCAGTGCAGGCTATTTGGGTGGGGTCACATGACAGGCTAGGTCCGTGAATTTTAAACTCCCAACCAAGAAGAATTATTTCCTCCGTACCCTGCATTACACCTTTTCAATAGTGtctaaaagaatttatttttccatcaaGAAGGAAAAAGTTCCCAAGCATTAGTATTTACCTTTGAATCAAATTCCCGAACATCCTCAAACAACTTAAAACATGAATCCCAACAAATAGGAAGAAGATCAACAAACTCCCTCTCTGAAAAGTTTGCATCTTCAATATGCAAGCATAGGGATCGACATGCTGCcagctaaaaaatatatattcacatGGTTAGTTCGAAACAAGATAAAGAAGGATATGTTGAACTAGCAGAGAAACATAAGTAATGATAACAAGAATAAATACATTATACATGTCTATGTAACATACCCGGACAGATAAATCTTTGTCCTGTAACAATCTGATTAATGCACAGTATACAGGCCTTTTTGTATCATCTTTGATCTGTTAAGGATAGAAGAGACATAATGACTAAAGTGAATACAAATGACTTTTCCTTGAGTGAAGGTTTTAGATGGATTAAGAGAAAAATGAGTTATTTTACTGTCATAAACCTTTACTAAACCAACACAGAAATATAGGTTTTGAATTTTACAACACTTGGGACATGAAAGAAACTAAGAAAGCTTCTCATcaaatcttttaataaaattgaactGTGAAAATTTTGAAGTTTATTCACAAAGCAACTCAATAAATTATATACCTCAGAAACCCACTGCCCCAAAATTATAGCAACTTTACGATGAATGATACGCAAATTTGGATGTTCATTTGAGAGTTCGAGTGATAAAGCACCATTAAACCTGCAAATGAATGATTAATAGTCAGAGTGCTTTAAAATCCAGTGACAGCAAAACAAAAGAAGGGTCcaatatcaaaaaaatattttgatagttAATACGTTAAAGAAACATAAATCTGAACCATCAAATAAGTTACCTCTAGTGACTTGTTGCAAGTTAGATTGCCTCATATAGCTCCCCTAATATGTGTTTTATGTGTAGATCTGACATTGAAACCGTGTCTCACTCATTTTTCCAGTGTAGCTATGAGATTATCTTAGAACAAACTTACTTTTGTTGAGAATGAGATTTGGGTGTCCTAATTTGTTTGATCAGTTTCTATTTTCAAGGGTTTGATAAGAAGGAAAATAACTGGTTGTGGCATTATTCCATTTCGGTTGGGAAATGCAGTCAGATGTTTGAAATAAGTGATCAGGGGATTGTAACTAATCACAGATGAAACTTTGTACAGAGTTCCATTACCAGTGGGTGGCTGTGATTTCTTAGGGTTACCAAAGTCCAGACACAACAAAATTAAACGATCTTCAATTTTTAGGAATGGCAAGATCGAAATATGGATAACTTACGTCAATAAAGCATAGTAGCTATGAACTTACCAGTCTTTAAAACTCAAGTAGTTTGAGAGTTCATAATAAACATAAGCAGTAGCACCATAAGCAGCATCTTTAAGAAGCAATGCAGGAGTAATTTCCGCCACTGAAGTTGGACAATTATTCATAGACTCTTGAAGAAGAGAGACCACAACAGGACCTAGCAACTAAAAATAACAGTCACAACCACACCCATATTAATCTATAGTCAACACAGTCAATGATTGAAATATCtcgaaaagagaaaaaacatgATAACATGTGATGTTTAAATGGCACCTACTTGGCTATTAGTTTCAAATAATACAATGTACAAAGCTTCAGCACATGGCCTCAATTTTTCTGTCCACTGAACCATATCCTGCTCATGGTGAAAAGACTCAGGGTTACGATACCACTCTTCCAAATCACTTGCTGTCAGAACAAAATACCTGTTGAAAGATAAAGGCATTAGTCTGGTAATAGAGTGCATAATCATAAGGAGAAATATCACTAAGTCTCAAAGCAAATTACAATCATATAGTTGAATAACAGAAGCTCATCACCtccaaaatataagaaaaaagaagtttAATTGTATATTTCGTAATTAGTAATCAGTGAATTTAAAACCTGCATTAACACCTTAAGATATTGCTCACAGCTCAGTAAAATACATGCAAGCATGCAGACATGAGTATATACTCAAATGATACAGAAAAATCCCAGAACTTGCTTGCTATCACATATTTTCCAGAACTTGAAGTTGAAAGCAACAGCTTTGGTTTTGCAATATTGCTACTATTTTGCCACATACATACTCTAATACTCAGTATCATAAGATTCTCGGAGGCAGCAGGGTAGACATAAATTTCCAAAGATTTCtacatgttttatttccaagactatatttaaaataatgactTGTATTGATTATTCAAATCCCATCTATTTAGCCTCCTTATCCATAACAATTTAATGATCTGAGGAAGAGttatcctaaaaaaatttagactCTTATGTACCTTACAAATACTGATGATTTCCTAAATATGTTCAGCTCCATTCACAGGAAGCTGTCCAattaaaacacacacacacacaatactACTCAAtctagaaaaaacaaaaggaaccTCTAAAGAATGACTACTTGACAAGGGATCTCCTTCACTGATTTAGAGAAATCAAATAGCTTGGAACAACTCCTTTTTCTAATTAGACTCTATTTGCATAAAACTTAACATTTATAAACACATAGCATACCTTTAGGCCTCACTCAGCTTAGAAAACAGacaaatacaattaaaataagcAAGTCAAGAAGTGGTTGCAAAGTGAATACCTCGATATCAACACATTACACAAGTGGACTATCCGTTCAGTGGGAAGAAGGGAAGTTAAAACACCACCAACCGCACTGGAAATGTTTTTCTTCATCAGCTCCAGTGTAACTCCATTTTCATCCATCACCCTACCAGTAAGACTTGGCTTGTACTCCTTACATTCcagaatatttttaatcatcacCATACACTGAATGAGAAATTGCTCAAATGACAACAGATATGGATCAGGATCTGTTATCCTATTCAAACAGAAGTCCAAGACCGATGAAAGAACAAATTTATCACCAAATGAGTATGGATGTCTGCCCTGAAAGGCAACTAAAATTTTCATCAATTTGGTACATGCCCTCTTTACAAAGTCCCAAAATTTAGGATATTGTTTTTGAAAAGACGAATCTGCAAACAACCAAAATGTCTTGtaagaataaaaggaaaaaaaataatatttatgttttctttttctttgcacTATATGAGAACTAGACATTGTAGATTGTAGTCTGACTAGGGAAGgaaatattagaatttaaagGTTCAAATCTTTAGCAAAGCATCTCATCACATAGCATATAGATAGTGTTtattatttgcaaaaaaaatgagaaaaacaaaaactaatgtACTACAGTCCTGGGTACTGAAAGATAAAGATAGATTAAGAAACACAAGCATTGTCATAAAGATGTGTTAAATATTCAAAGCTACAAAGCCATTgccaaatattaaagaaaaggtAGTCAATGAATTTGCCCATTGTGCTTTACATAAACATCATTTTAAGGGTCATTCactccttattttatttttttcatgtatatCCACTATCTACCTCAGTATTTTTAACTTtgcaatttattttctattttttgttgtcTTGACACTTCACTATGCAATATCCACGACCATAGAGTATTGTTGGTCTTGCAGCTGTCAAAGAGAATTTTCCTTTGAGTTTGATAGACACATTCCAAATAAAAAGTTATGCTCaaattttctccatttcatccagcCAGATTGACTACTATGTGTGACATTCTCTCCACAACTCAAGTTTAAAACTTACTCCTCCAGATTCACCAACTAAGATTATATCATCCAACTTCAGGCAAAATGATGCATTAAAGCATGTTTGGACTGTCCCTAAGAACAAATCATCCAACTATAAGGTGTGCCTAAATACATTCAATCCAAAGTTAAAGAGTGTGTGGAGACACAGTGGGCCTATGGTACAAATCTTCCATTACACCTCCATAAGTTTGTATaccaattaaatgaaaatttgttcACACTATGTTTGGATCATCAAAATCCcagctaaaaatataaaatgaagtcTGCATTACAAATTATCATTCTACAAAACTGTAACTTGGCATGCTTATATGTAGTAGCATGCTATGAGGGAACGACTCTTGTCCAGGAACCAAATGATTCttaatgttttcattttgattttacaAACGTTTATAACAGTTATTTGTACTAACTTACACGAGGATGAacatatatacacaagaaatagAAATCTCACAGTATGGAAGGAGTGATTGAATGGCACTCAAGAGCACAGGTGAGACTTCCTTGACTGGCCGAACCTCCTACATAATAGTAATATATGGCCCAAtaccttaaattttaaatttatcaatttgaaaaggataaaataaaagggTGCTAAACTTCAAGACACAGAAATCGTCATAGAGAATTAAAACAAGAGATAGATAGATAATTACCTGAAAACactttgaatcactttgaaaTCCAGAAATAATTAATTGCCGAACAATCTTCGAACATAACAGCCATCGCTCACATGTAAGATAAAGTTCATGAGGCTGATCTTCAGCATTTAGATTACAGCTTTGAGAAAGAGATGAGAAACCATGCAGTATTGTCTGCATATCACTTTGCCAAAGGCGCCAGCTATAATCAAAGAAATGGGATGATATCTGCCAAACAAATCAgttgaatatttgaatatattatattttctaagCCATGCACAGGTACTAAACAGTAATCTTATTGTATAAGTACTACGTCAATCAGATGCAGAATTTTGAGAAAGAAAGGTAAAGATTCAAAAAATAGGGAGAAACGATAAAGTGGAATACAATATAAATCCCAACAGAGCCTAATGCTAGACCATATGTATTTCATAAGGCTAGATAAGAGCAACCactgaaaaaattaagaatgaagTACCAAACATAAAAAGATAATGGATTTCAGTACAACTTATAGCAATTCATTCTGGCTCTTTATCATTACGAAAGAACAGTTAT
This region of Glycine max cultivar Williams 82 chromosome 7, Glycine_max_v4.0, whole genome shotgun sequence genomic DNA includes:
- the LOC100785151 gene encoding importin-11 isoform X1, translating into MALSASDVAAMYSLLSNSMSTDHRLRGPAEDALAQSESRPGFCSCLLEVITAKDLGSQTDVRMMATVYFKNSVNRYWRHRRNSSGISNEEKMHLRQKLLMYLREENDQIALMLAVLISRIARSDYPKEWPDIFLVLSQQLQSADVLASHRIFLILFRTLKELSTKRLTSDQRNFAEISSHFFDYSWRLWQSDMQTILHGFSSLSQSCNLNAEDQPHELYLTCERWLLCSKIVRQLIISGFQSDSKCFQEVRPVKEVSPVLLSAIQSLLPYYSSFQKQYPKFWDFVKRACTKLMKILVAFQGRHPYSFGDKFVLSSVLDFCLNRITDPDPYLLSFEQFLIQCMVMIKNILECKEYKPSLTGRVMDENGVTLELMKKNISSAVGGVLTSLLPTERIVHLCNVLISRYFVLTASDLEEWYRNPESFHHEQDMVQWTEKLRPCAEALYIVLFETNSQLLGPVVVSLLQESMNNCPTSVAEITPALLLKDAAYGATAYVYYELSNYLSFKDWFNGALSLELSNEHPNLRIIHRKVAIILGQWVSEIKDDTKRPVYCALIRLLQDKDLSVRLAACRSLCLHIEDANFSEREFVDLLPICWDSCFKLFEDVREFDSKVQILNLISILIGHVSEVIPFANKLVQFFQKVWEESSGESLLQIQLLVALRNFVVALGYQSPICYNILLPILENGIDINSPDELNLLEDSMLLWEATLSHAPSMVPQLLQYFSRLVEIMERNFDHLQVAMNIIEDYIILGGNDFLSMHATNIAKILDLVIGNVNDKGILSVLPVVDILIQCFPMEVPPLISSTLQKLIVGCLSGGDDHNPSKTSVKASSAAILARLLVMNTNSLAQLASDPSTSQLLQTASIPVQENILLCLVDIWVDKVDNVSSIQKKTIGLALSIILTSRLPQVLDKLDQILSVCTSVILGRNDDLTEEESSGDMSSSTSPDEGTIPSKELRKRQIKFSDRINQLSLEDSVRENLQKCASIHGESFDAAMSSMHPSAFAQLEQALKITFNLSRH
- the LOC100785151 gene encoding importin-11 isoform X2; the protein is MQTILHGFSSLSQSCNLNAEDQPHELYLTCERWLLCSKIVRQLIISGFQSDSKCFQEVRPVKEVSPVLLSAIQSLLPYYSSFQKQYPKFWDFVKRACTKLMKILVAFQGRHPYSFGDKFVLSSVLDFCLNRITDPDPYLLSFEQFLIQCMVMIKNILECKEYKPSLTGRVMDENGVTLELMKKNISSAVGGVLTSLLPTERIVHLCNVLISRYFVLTASDLEEWYRNPESFHHEQDMVQWTEKLRPCAEALYIVLFETNSQLLGPVVVSLLQESMNNCPTSVAEITPALLLKDAAYGATAYVYYELSNYLSFKDWFNGALSLELSNEHPNLRIIHRKVAIILGQWVSEIKDDTKRPVYCALIRLLQDKDLSVRLAACRSLCLHIEDANFSEREFVDLLPICWDSCFKLFEDVREFDSKVQILNLISILIGHVSEVIPFANKLVQFFQKVWEESSGESLLQIQLLVALRNFVVALGYQSPICYNILLPILENGIDINSPDELNLLEDSMLLWEATLSHAPSMVPQLLQYFSRLVEIMERNFDHLQVAMNIIEDYIILGGNDFLSMHATNIAKILDLVIGNVNDKGILSVLPVVDILIQCFPMEVPPLISSTLQKLIVGCLSGGDDHNPSKTSVKASSAAILARLLVMNTNSLAQLASDPSTSQLLQTASIPVQENILLCLVDIWVDKVDNVSSIQKKTIGLALSIILTSRLPQVLDKLDQILSVCTSVILGRNDDLTEEESSGDMSSSTSPDEGTIPSKELRKRQIKFSDRINQLSLEDSVRENLQKCASIHGESFDAAMSSMHPSAFAQLEQALKITFNLSRH